The Rhipicephalus microplus isolate Deutch F79 chromosome 4, USDA_Rmic, whole genome shotgun sequence sequence agtatatatttgaaagctgacgaataataaaattcagttgaaagtTTGTGCTTGTCCCTGTCCCATCTTTTCTGTGTCCTTTTCTTAATTTGCACGCACCAGTTTACCTTGAAATAAGAAAGCTACAGCAGTTAGAACATCCGCTTCAGCTGTTCTCAAATTCTCACACCTTCTTAACCATAGGGAGGGAAATGGCCTTTCATCGTGACCCTGCTTACTGCGGCACTCCGACACGATGTCAGCGATATGTCATCAGCGCTGAGCCAATGACCAAGCAGGGTTTCCTCCACATCTGAACATGTTATAGCGACACAAGGAGGAGGCGCGATGCGAGGAGCACCTTTACCATAGCGGTAAAGTAGCCCGACGCCTCCTTATCTTGGAGGCTTTTTGGCAATACTGCTTCTCCCAGTAGTCTCGGGCTCTACAAAACGGCAGAGGGCAGTAGAGGAGAATGAAAATGCGAACTGTATGGCCAAAACAGCATTACTACAGGGCCAAGGCACCATTTCGTAGGGCAAAGGACCAATCGATGAGCTCAGTGTTACATCAAGTTGTCCATGGGCAAGTTTGCATCACTGCGAgcacaagggggattggccagaAGGAAAAGGGTACCAGGAACTGTTTTTCGAAATCAAAGGTCTGCACGGCACCCGGCGCTCTAATATGCTGAAAATGTGATCACCACAGTCCTTTGTAAAAATTGCTAGGCTTGTTTGagaggtgtaaaaaaaaaaccttggagCATATTTACTGGCTCTTTAAAGTTAGAACAATTTTGCATATTTGCAGGATTATACACTGAACTACTTCTCTTTCATGGAAAGCAGCAGCCAATAAAATAGGTGTTGTCCAGTGCACATACAGTTTACCCCATTTTTTTCGTCTTGCACTGTTTTTCACCCTCGCTAAGTCTTATCAGTGTCCACAGCATCGCATGCCATGCATGAAACAGTACAAGGCACACTGACTACTTTCGTCACTGAGCGAACACTGCAGCTCACATTTCCGAGGCAAGGCAACTTAAGAAGCATCCTAGAGTGCAGGGATAATTAAATGAGAATTGGTGACGACTAGCACCACAAATACTATTGAATAACAATCTAATGCTGCACTTGAAAATGATTAGCTCTGCACAGGCGAATGTCCAGAGGGGGATCATTAGCAAACGAAAATGTGAACTGTAGCTTATGACAATCGCTTCAATATTTGAATATCACGAATGGTCTAACTGCTTCTCTGTAGGTTTATGGAAGCTGTCTCATACACTCCCATGAAAGAAAGCAGCTTTTGAGTTGTGTTTTCAGCTACTCAGAACAATACTGCAAGTCACAACTAAAGTATTTTAAAACATCTGAACACACAAACTAATGCAAACCAAGAAGAAAGAAGTCCCAAACCACCCCAAGTTTTGCACTTCATAAATGTCTATAAATTAAACGCACTCATCTCTGCTTTGCAAACTGGCACAAACCAATATGACGTGTACCTTTCAAAACCTTTCCCAGATGCATTGCAAACGTTTTGgaaaacaacacaaaaataaaCACACCAGGGGTGATCATGTGATATTTGAGAAAACACGTAAAAATCACAGGTGTAAAATATTCACATTAAAATATGCGCATCGAGGAGCACCTTCCCTTTTAAAGTGAGAGAGTATGCCAGACATAAGAGAATGAATTTGTGATTATGAAGACGCGATTGCGATCACAGGTATATCCGAGCTATGGCACATGGGCAGTTCGTGTATGAGCGCGGTGGGTACAGAAattgcattttttcttttttttttctttcttaccgGGCATTGCATGGACTCTGCCTGTCATCCGGCAATAATTTCACCACCAGCACCCCACGCAGCACTGTGAGCTGGTTTACAGCTCTGGCAAGTGTGAGCCGAGCACTAGGCTGGCGTACCACTGATGGCAGCCCACTCAGACCTTCTTGACGGCCAGGCTGAGCTTGAAGAGGCAGTCGTCCCTCTCGAGCATCTGCACCAGCCGGTCCTCGAACTTATCCCGGATGCGGTTGAACTCCATGATGTCGGCCGGCTTCTCGGCCAGCCAGAACTTGTCGAACTCGAAGAAGACGTAGCAGTACGCCCTGTGGAAGTCGTCCACGTGCGGACGCTCGACGACCGCGTTGTACACGTGCGACTTGAGCTTGCCCTTGACGAGCAGGTGGTACAGCAGGCTGGTCAGGTTGATGCCCACGATGGCGAACGAGTAGCCGTACTGCGGGTGCAGCGAGTGCGAGAGGACGTGGCGCGCCACCTCGGTGTACTCGGTGGCGAAGAAGACCAGGTTCTCCAGCCCCAACATGCCCATGCCACGGAAGTCGGTGCGCGGGTCCTCTCCCTGGAAGCCCACCTCGGTCCACTGCTTCGACACCGGGCCGCGCAGGTGCTCGTCGGGTCGCAGCAGCTTCCACAGCCGCAGCAGCTTGCTCAGGTGCTCGGGGTCCTGCGCCACGAACTGGATCTTGCGCAGCAGCTCCACCTCGTGCACGAGCTGCCGGTAGCCGCACATCTGCAGCATGCTGGTCCGGAAGGAGCGCACGAACTCGCGGTGCACCTGCGTGTTGATCTTCTTGACGTAGGCGACGCCGATGACGGCGTAATCGACCGCGTTCACGCACAGCTCCTTGGTGAAGCGGCCTTCGTCGGCGAGTTGCATTAACCTTTCGTAGATGGTCCGCACGGCCGGGGTGCGCGACATCTGCAAGCTCCACTCGAGCTGACGAGTGCGCTCGCATCCCCGCTCGGTCCCGTAGCAAATGCGCTGCAACTCGCACAAGCGCGTCAGATTGCGGAGGACCCACTTGACCGTCGGCCTTATTTGCATGAACAGAAAGACCGCGACACGACTCAGTAGGGCCCACATCGCCGCTCCGGCAGCGCTCGGCACGCGCAGCACTCGTCCACTAATCTACGGGGAATGCGAGGCAGCCGACCCAGCGTTACGCCTCATCTATTCGGCATGCCTGGTGTTTCGCGCCTAGAACTcagagggggaaaaaaaaaactagcgcacGGTTCGTATATCTTCCCACTGGTCTGCGAGACAGCGAATATGCTCTCGATAAAGAGGCAAGCTTCTGTTAGACGTTGTATGCTTTGGTCGTTGCTCTGGTTGCATTAGTTGGTTAGTTGCCAGATTTAGGGTTCGTTGTTTCCAGGCTGCCACCAgatttggcgaaaaaaaaaaatgtgcccttGTAGTTGTGCTCAcggtattcttacaccgtggttgtGCTACAGTAATATTTTTAAGCATTGTGCCTTCCCCGTGAGGGCTTTGTGTCGTACGCGGTGTATTTTGGGAGTGCGTGTGCGACGTTAGCCGTTTTAATGAACAACGGAactaggtggtggtggtagtggttagaagatgagaaaggcacttaatttctgcaacccggtcgagAGCACGACGTATTACAGTGGAATcgcagatctatattttccgcagccacagacctatcatacctttcttcacaactttccccggatattatatcactgcaagaaacctggctttcaaccagccagaagttttCCCTAAAAAATTATCagctatttcgattggaccggcctagcagaggtggtgggcttgctgtcttgatagcaactaagtttagtcacaaagctacgatctcttatcgttgtgtgactccagattgtgaaattttgatagtagacataatattaccagacgcttctcccttgtcgtttgtaaatgcgtatttcccagccggggtgcaagacacacgaagtctagacgatatgttttctgcctgcagaaaggatatattaatcactggagacttcaattcacatcatgtggcctggggttttaaaacagatttaagcggaaaacgcttgtgggaatgggctattgacaagaatttatcttgtttaaattcgcaatctgctacttttgtccgaggtctctctaaatctgtaattgacttgacattttcaagctcatctctaaatatatgttcgtggcaaactttagactgtgctactaacagtgaccacttgcctattagttctgtactgaactttccaagaatacatgtcgccgaaaaggcccgctcattcctcaactatagaaaattagaaaaagacttgaggactacttttgatcaccgcaaggacatacaaggtgacattagggctatgagtctgtgtgcagtgttaaaaagatcagtaaaagacgcaacgtttaaattagactcggccacaagaggttcttttagtccatagtggactgaagagtgcatgaggagctatagaaaacggaaagctgcatggaaacaactactggtcaaccaatgtccaaaaaattggtgtgattatgaATTcacagcagcagacttcaaacgcacagtaagtaaagcaaaagatggttataatatgaacGACATGAGTAtttttctagggctaaaaacaaaaaagcgctcttcagatttttaagatctcaaaagatgttaccacccgctgaaaacattgactcttctgttctttccccccgtgagctctctgatttagtagaaaatattgcgaaagggctccaagatagatttatgtcgactataccactgcacattgtgaacccaatggcaggtgaggatttcgaggaggttactttagatgagctggcagagataataaggcacttatctcctttggcacctggaccagacggggtaacaaatgcaatgataaaagtaatattcgagatttgtccaactgaagtacttaatctggtgaatttttctttgacaaaagcttggatacctgcggaatggaagcggTCTAAAGTGATTCcgcttcttaaaaagcaggaaaaaggattcgccttggacaatgtaaggccgatatcactcaCGTCAAATCTAATTAAGctaactgaaagagttttgaatgcccggttaataaaatatattaataataacgcaatattaaaccccagtcaaattggttttagatctggttgctcaatatggtgtgcacatgttgatttagagagccgaatacaactggctcggcgtcggcgccaatactgtgctttagttactctagatttggctaaagcgtacgatagggttgagcactcaattttattaaaacagatggaatatcaccactttcccaactacatcactgcgtgggtgtcggagtttttaagagggagagaatattactgctttaaagatgggtgctcatcgaatagatataagcagacacgtggcgtaccacagggggctgtcttgtcgccagttttatttaacattttcttaagctccgttccatcaactaaggatattcagttatatgtgtacgcggacgatattgctttctttgcaagtaacaccgaccttcaatcattatgtcagagtctacaaaattatctcaatttgatagaaagatggcttaaaaatattcatatgaccctgaacgtaaagaaaagtgtgcttcttgcattctcttttctgcagcctatcaacatctcgttaatgtacagtaatgagctcattccgcaggcgaattcccttaaatatttgggcatcatatataatgacacattaaattggagaagtcacattgatgatgtgtacttcaaggcaacacgggccatggggtggctacggaagcttgcaaaccgtaaagcgggtttaagaagagatgtgctaataatgatatataaactttatgtgcggcccatcatggaattcggatgtgtattattttctggcagcgcagcttataaaatgagacccctaatactgctggaaagagaagcgttgcgtttgtgtctgggtctaccaaagtttgttgcaaataacgtgttgtatatggaagctcgcctaccttctctgctaaatatgtttaaaattcttactgtgcaagcattcttaaagatataaaGTTCAGaacaaagactctcattttacgctttcattcaagaaccgactttatttttcgaaacccattggtcgcgactacacaccccgcaaatagtatttgcacaagcgctactaaagcaactgaatgtaaaaattagacatattggtccaatacacaacctaaagtcaatgcttagcatacaattcgatgatatatttccttataacgcgaaacaattggcatataggtatttaaatgaccggttagcagattatctagctcacctagagataagcaatatcatagcgactgatgcatctgtgtcaaaagaaaaggctggggttggcatcttctctccttctttggactggtccttttcgattcgactcccagattataccccggtattcattgcagaattattggccattgttcttgccctacgcaaattaccctcaagcgaatcattagcagttatcattacagattcgttatcagtttgtaatgcactttctgcggcagtaaattcagagctgatgaatacgtttcggcatttagtaccgaaaaacgtcaaaaaactgcatttgctatgggtaccaggtcaccgcggattatatttgaacgaaatggcggactctttagcggcagtatccctgggtgggcccaccatcccagttttgccagatacggcttacgtaaccgcgctaaggttccaaaatgcttgcctgcaatggggaaaaggtaatttggataaattcaaagatttcgagcatttgagctattgctggaataaacagtggtgtgtatctcgccagttagaggtcacttataccagattgcgctgtgcagttccacaactaaattattaccttaacgaagctcggctcaaggcgtcaccgctatgcatttggggcaacgaaattgaaacaattgaacatttctttttattctgtcatcgttattcttatcagagaaaaagatttttagtagccccattacaaaagctaggaatacaagtaaatctaccagtaattttatcaattggcggaacttcatttggttactgccacagggatgtatgctccgctgtgtttgattacatcaacgcaactaaaagattaccatgctagtgaacccttaccttttcagatctttagtttataattcgtagttatgtctttcaaaaacaaaagatggtttgaccgcttgctcagcaaatatttttgttttttggtagtattattttaagctactttttcagattggcttcattttcattttagtttcatttaagtatcctgccgcccggttcttggcctatcccccttagtgggtaagcgccattcatcagaggtcatcagcatcagcatcagcacggcgcagtgcctaacgTACTACAACGCGCATTGCAGATGTCGGTCTCGATCGCGACCGTCATTAAAGAATCCACACGTAACGACGCGTAAGAGCAGTGACAGaagcgacattttgctttttggagcagattctggagcataaaaaaaaatggtgcttcGGAGCAGCCTTAAGTGTCTTCGGGGCAGAAAACAAAATGCTACAGCTTAGGGATGCTATTGGTGTTTTCGGAGCAGATGCATGTTCTCAACAactcctgaagtctaaaacatcCCTTATTAAGCATGtaataaatatttgtatttattattAAACAAGTCGTACGCTACTATACAAACAGTATAGTTGGGGGGGGATCAAGAGAGTCTGGACTTTTCTGGTGTTCAGGCTGTGggaggacaccccttgcaagtgtcccACGTGGGATTTAGCTTTTGCACGTGACATAATTGAGTTAACAGTTCAATATAGCGCAATCAACGTTTTAAAAAGGTTTTTATCTTTTACTACATATACCTGTGGTAAATGCCTctcagctgtgtgaactatgaaaatcgaaaaaaaaggtgaaaaaaaaaggactgagTAGAACAATGCAATTGCTCGAGCTTGGACCCTATGCtcgtttattttatttaaaagcatGATTTAATttctataaaaataaatatacaacCCATATTAAAAATATGAATTCAACACCATGGCCTGATATGTGCCACCTCTTGAGATTTTTCTCGATTTACGCCACTGAGTAATGGTGTATACAGCTTGCTATTGGTTTCGCTTATCCTCACGGGATGGTTCCAtggttcaacttcattctttttagtttgacaacaccattttggagcagttactagGAAATATTGCACTCTGGAGCAGCATGaagcagcatttcttttttggagcagtttggaggaACAATTGTAGCAGCATTCCATTACTACACGCTGAAGGGGAACTGAATTTTCTGGAATCGTGTCGTCGAAGCATGGAAGATCTCCGTAGCTGTGTGTACAAGGAATGGCTTCTACAAGGAATTCACCTTTTAAAGCCATACTTGACTTCTACATTGTGCTGCACGCTGTAGATACcacttatgtaaaaaaaaaaaaatgcgccatgGTGTGTTATcgttctttcttttgcttttcaTTCGCAGATGCACCCTTGAGCTACCCTGGAATACATTATTCCAGGGTAACTGAGTTGTGAGTTCGCGCTTGTTTGTCTCCTATAGCCTTCCGTTCTCCCGTCCACTGTGTGCGCGCCGAAATGTTGCCACAGCtgcaccttgccggtacttaccaatggagcagaaacctggagtcttACAAAGAGGGTGATCTAAAGGAAAATgttaggcgtaaccttaagagacaagaagatagcaggGGTGGATCAGGGAATAAATCGGTGTTAAGgttcatagttgaaatcaataagaatggacatgggccaggcatgtagggcgtaggcaggataaccgctggtaattaaagataaccaactggattcccatgGAGAAGGCAAGTGGTTTAGGGGgacacagaaagttaggtgggtaaaTTAGATTAGGATGTTGGCggatataaagtggcagcagtaagcacttaggtgactggcggaacatgggagaggcctttctccggcagtagacgtagtcaggctgatgattatgattacATACGCCCGAAAGGCTGCTTTTTCGCCGCTGCTGGAGCGAGTTAAGCGCGactcgcgcgtacctgtaaatgggaccccaCCCGGCGAGCCACCGTCGCCAGCAGGGCCCTACtcacaataagcacaaacgacCAAAATTTTTATTAATGAATGTTTATTCCCAGCTTGAAAAAGCGCGATATAAAAATAAACGGAATAGATAAAAAGAACACGAAAAAACAAATCTCCCAGCATGTTGATCACGCCGCAGTTGGCGCATGATAGACTGTCCTTAAACGGGACAACGGCGAGCGATTGCCTCCATGAGCCGAAGgaaagggtctttcacgttggGACGTGCATTTATCGACCTCCACCAAAGCCAGGCGAGGTGAGACGGCATCAGTGAGGGAGACGTTTTCTTGCTGTAGCGAACGAGCCGGCACTTGGCTTTTCGCCATTCACTCTGAATGTGTTGCGTGTTGGCGCCTGTTGCACGATCGTCACTGTGGTTCACGGTGTGCCAGTCCAGGTTTAGCGGTCTGTCGTTGGCATCTTTAAGTGTTGGTATGCACTGGTACGCGGCCCCCTCTTCAGTGTACACCGTCGTCCCGGGAAGGATGTTCTTAACTATCAGGGAACCAATGGCGGCCGCATCCCTTTTATCAACATCGAACAGCCTCAGTTCCTTTGTGGACACGCACAGCATGCCGAAAATCCAGGGGCCCTCGTTAGAAACGCCATCTCGGTTTGCCTTGCGCTGACCCCTCATCGGGCATTCGTCGATCTCGACAACCTCACCTGCTCCACCCATCGGCGGCTGTTCGCGCAGCTCTGCGAGCGCCACTTTTCTAATATAATTTCTCCAGCCGGTCCACGTAGAGTTGCTCATTTTGAACACCTTCTCTACAAGCTCCCTCGTGTTCTTTAACGAGAACCCTTTCACCATGGCGTACGTCAGCCATATGATTTCCCGTCGAGCGAGTTTCACGTTAGGACGACCAAGTGCGTCTTGACGGGCAAAAAAGGAACATTGGTCCTGCCTACCGCGCAGAGCGGGTgtcccgcggagctgggacaGCTGTTTTCTGCAACTATTGCACCTGAAAGTTGGTCTGCTTCCTTTCTTGCCTGGGCGATTGTACGTCACGACTTCTCCACCGCATCCTGGCTCACCTGGATTAAAGCCGAGGTCTTTGCAAACACCCCAGTACTCGGATGTCGGCAGCCGCCCTCGAGTTGCCTGGGATCTATCTGCAGGTCGAACCGCGGGCGTCGGCAACAGTCCATTTTCACGAAGGAAGGCGTCTTCCGCGGCAGGGTACCTCATGATGTCAGCGATCTCGAGAATGCTGGGGTCCGTCCGCGGCGTGGCCATGACGAGCTGGTATCGTTGTCGACAATATAGTCGCGGAGGATCGCACAAGAACGACTGTCACTACTTGGTCGACTTGGCATCGCACATAAATTTAAATTTGCTCGTTGTTTCGGTTTCAGTGTTTCGAGACTGAAAATTGGTTGTGTCTGTGACGCAACCTCCTCGAGATCATAGGTTGTGTTTAAAGCAAAAATAACTCATTATAATAGTTATAAAGTGTTTTATTTTTATCTCAATTGTGATTTTGTCATGTTTTTTAACTCTTAAATTTGAAGTAATGGCGTTTTAAACGTTTTAAATAGCACAAAATTTAGTTTGTGTTTTGCCAGTTCTGCGCAAGCCAGAACCAGTTCAATCCAAAGCAATACGTTCGCAAAAAGGCGTCCGCTCGCTTAACAACGTGGGTCGCGCATGGAAACTGTTTTACGTTACAGCGAGGATCGTCACCGTTTGACGTTGGCATGGTGGTGCTTTCCTCTTTTCTATGATAGTCCCTGTTGCAATGAATGCATTTTATCGGCATTTTATAAGCGCATTGCGGTGCGTACCGCCGTCCACTCGCATGTGTAGCGTGAGGCGGGCTGTGCATATTTCAGCTAAACTGAGTTGCGAAGACCATGACCTTGATAATGGAACATCGTCCGACTCGGAAGAACTCGATGCACTCTTAGCAAAGTACCCTTACAAAACCGTGCTTGTACCCGACGTTTCGGACACTCGGCTCCAGCGCCTGTTGTCCTCGGAGACACCGTCGGTAAGTGCTTGCACATTCGTCGCACGCTCGGTTCAAACGTGGTGGTTTGTTTGCAATCCTTCACAAAAATGTGTTCGAAAGGCATTTGAACATCAAAAATGAAAACTAGTGTGGCATCCTATTTCTGTAGCGGTGAATATCAAAGGGCGTATGCCACTTGTATTTTATTTTACAAGGCGTTGACAGCGTACCTACTGCGCTTCTGACGTGGCTGAAGGACATAGAACTTCAGCCAACCGCCACGGAATTCGTTTTCCAGCCattttgtgtgcgtgtatatagtGTACACTGTCGTCATTTATGAaaaggaacacgcgaacgcgtggccttcgctctgcggcggctgcctactgCACATCCATGGAGGAGGGAAAAATATAGAagaggccatgacgtcatattcgtgaagccgccGCATCGCAAACACCCGCACTACCTCCTAGCGGAAAAGCAGATAAACAGTTCGCGATTTGCGGCGAGCATCCGCCGCAGCGCCCTTGGAAGCGGCGCCGACGGAGTGATAGGTGTTCTCTGCCGGCAGCAAGCCCATTCACGAGTACTGCTTCTTTTGCGCGTTTTTAGGAAAGCTGTGCGATGCCCAGCTGTAGTGTATACTTGGTGCGAATCGCGTGCTCCGccggatgtacctggtggcacttttctcgtatgttcgcttcactgttgatcaATAATGCGTGGTATTTGCATGCGGAGCTCTTAGCTGTACGCTCCGTTGGTTTTTACTCTTTGTATCAACTGAGAACACACGCAAACTTTTGTTTTTAGTGTTGTAGGCATCGTGTCGCGTTTTTAGAAGTTTTGTCGTTTATACGGaaggacaataaacttttcttcttATCGGACCAAATGTGTATGTATTGTACAATGTGCactcgctgcgtgttagttgtgtgcGCGCTGGAATTGCACGCTTTACGTGCACGATCGCATATACAATACAGTGGTGCCTTCTTACCGATgtgaagtacgtcaagtactaggctggcgttgcacggaatagctaccaagcaagctctcaaaatctcgcattgccacactgacactatatacgagcaaagaactgctaatcGGCCCATAGATAAGAAAAtctggctaaaaaaaaaaaaaaaaaggccttacgGCGAGCAAAACGTGTAAGTCACTGGCGGGTGAGTTCGAATACGATGGTGCAGGGGCTGAATTCTTTTGATTACCACACGTACCGGTGCTTTCTGTGCTGCTGCACAAAAACATTCCACAAAGTATTTCAGCATGCCGCACTCGGGCCTGCCATGCACGAACAGTCTGGGAAAGGTGCgctcgcaacattttactgcaCGCAAACCATACAATATGTGCTAAGTTTACGCCCGGACTATAAGTCTGCGCAGAAGCGAACCAGCGCTGAGAGCACGCCGCGaagcgtctgctgttttgtttgccccataaatttgacgtcacttcctCCACAGttctcgcaatgcattgggataagatagggcctctcctcagtttttcaTTCCTCCATGGCACCATCAACCCACAGCAAAAGGAaacgatgatggtgatgatgataggtGGTTGTTCCCTTTGAATCGGGTGGTCACAGTGTGACCTGGCAggtaaagcaaaagaaaaaaagagaaaagaaggcgTGCAATAGAAAATCTCAAAAAAGACAGCGGGCACACACTTCTCACAAAAGTCTTTTTGCACTATAGAAGTGCCATGTCTGTCCTGTCAGTCTCTATTGCACTGTAGCCTTCCACCTCATTTGTAGATGAGCTTTTGTTGTCGACACGACAGTGGCATCATGACCTTCTGCTGCGAATCCGAGCGCTTGTCGCAAAATGGTGCCCTCTGCTGGCCGCGAAGAAAGACGGGCACAATCCAGAATCAGCTGTTCAGCCTTCTCGTTCGTTTCAGCGCAGCAGGGACAGATAGCAACTTGGACCTGCAGGTCCTGATCGAAGTGGCGACGGTATGTGAGTGTATGTAAGGCTCCTGCATGTGCTTCAAACAGCAAAGCACTGTTTACACTGTTGTCATAGGGTTTTTCCCTGCCTAGTTCAGCCTTGTGTTTGCCATACATCCGCAGGGTGGACTTAAGCAGTACTACTTCACCATTGGGCGCTTTCCACCTCTCGGAATAGAGTGCACATCGAACGTGGTGTGAGGCCCTCGGGCGAGCCACTGTTCGTTTCGCCCAAGAAGCTGAATTTTTCGCGCAGCCGGTGAACTCTTTTCGACCACTGGGTCCGAATACCCTTGCGGGGAAGGTACCGAAAAATGCGCCTGGCCCTCCGGGAGTCGCTCAGACGCTGGAGGCGGGCCTCCAATGCTATTTTGCTGCACGGCTCCGTGG is a genomic window containing:
- the LOC119172562 gene encoding ELMO domain-containing protein 1; the encoded protein is MWALLSRVAVFLFMQIRPTVKWVLRNLTRLCELQRICYGTERGCERTRQLEWSLQMSRTPAVRTIYERLMQLADEGRFTKELCVNAVDYAVIGVAYVKKINTQVHREFVRSFRTSMLQMCGYRQLVHEVELLRKIQFVAQDPEHLSKLLRLWKLLRPDEHLRGPVSKQWTEVGFQGEDPRTDFRGMGMLGLENLVFFATEYTEVARHVLSHSLHPQYGYSFAIVGINLTSLLYHLLVKGKLKSHVYNAVVERPHVDDFHRAYCYVFFEFDKFWLAEKPADIMEFNRIRDKFEDRLVQMLERDDCLFKLSLAVKKV